In Streptomyces sp. RFCAC02, the following proteins share a genomic window:
- a CDS encoding VOC family protein codes for MTNDITGIHHTGILTRDLDGLERAYLSLGFTLSPRSRHLLAARPGEAPVPGCTANRCALFGGSYIELLGIVDESAPDPWHTRAMADAYEGFRLLNLDTRDAGATDRRLTDAGLRTTGVLDLERDVATEEGPRTVRARAVHIDPRSTPEGYLGIAQHLTRRYVHQPRHLRHANGAHGLGDVLIVADDPEFGAITDRYAGILRSAPRREGAVTVLDATAARLRFVRASDREEVLPGEPAPAASYLAAMTVLVDDAERARGIAEGNGVPTRPAGDGFFVSARYAYGAGLFFTPAPRPGAA; via the coding sequence ATGACGAACGACATCACCGGCATCCACCACACCGGCATCCTGACCCGCGACCTCGACGGCCTCGAACGCGCCTATCTCTCCCTCGGGTTCACGCTCAGCCCCAGGTCACGGCACCTGCTCGCCGCGCGGCCGGGGGAGGCCCCGGTGCCCGGCTGCACCGCCAACCGCTGCGCGCTGTTCGGCGGCTCGTACATCGAACTGCTCGGCATCGTGGACGAGTCGGCTCCCGATCCCTGGCACACCAGGGCCATGGCCGACGCGTACGAGGGCTTCCGGCTGCTCAACCTCGACACCCGCGACGCCGGGGCGACCGACCGCCGGCTGACGGACGCCGGGCTGCGCACCACGGGCGTGCTGGATCTCGAACGCGACGTCGCTACGGAGGAGGGGCCGCGCACGGTCCGGGCGCGTGCCGTCCACATCGACCCGCGCTCGACCCCGGAGGGCTACCTCGGGATCGCCCAGCACCTCACCCGCCGGTACGTGCACCAGCCGCGCCACCTCCGGCACGCGAACGGCGCGCACGGCCTCGGCGACGTGCTGATCGTGGCCGACGACCCGGAGTTCGGCGCGATCACGGACCGGTACGCCGGCATCCTGCGGTCCGCTCCCCGGCGGGAGGGCGCCGTCACGGTGCTCGACGCGACGGCTGCGCGGCTGCGGTTCGTCCGCGCCTCGGACCGGGAGGAGGTGCTGCCGGGCGAGCCGGCCCCCGCCGCCTCCTACCTCGCCGCGATGACCGTGCTGGTGGACGACGCCGAACGCGCCCGGGGCATCGCCGAGGGCAACGGCGTCCCGACGCGGCCGGCGGGCGACGGGTTCTTCGTCTCCGCGCGGTACGCGTACGGCGCCGGGCTGTTCTTCACGCCGGCCCCGCGTCCCGGCGCGGCCTGA
- a CDS encoding AsnC family transcriptional regulator, with amino-acid sequence MDSVTLDDLDLRLLHALQLDGRAAFSRIADVLGVADRTVARRFNRLRGRGIARVAGVTDSHRVGHAEWLVRLRVLPSGTAALARALAGRPDTAWVTVASSGTEIVCLFRVAGDGPAPLGTLGRLPHVTHVDAQRLLRPVMERRWSGRTSALTEDQIAALRPPATTATGPVRLTDLDRRLLPVLAEDGRAGYPALARRTDWSESAVRRRVDELRGSGALRLDVEVEPALFGFAVQCLVWLTVRPARLTAVTRALAADAEAAFAGTTTGHQNLMVIVICRDAAALHTYLTDRVGSLDGVDRMETALVASYTKRVAPAA; translated from the coding sequence GTGGATTCGGTCACGCTGGACGATCTCGATCTGCGGCTCCTGCACGCCCTGCAGCTCGACGGGCGCGCGGCGTTCAGCCGGATCGCGGACGTCCTCGGGGTCGCCGACCGCACGGTGGCCCGCCGGTTCAACCGGCTCCGCGGCAGGGGCATCGCCCGCGTCGCCGGCGTGACCGACAGCCACCGCGTGGGGCACGCGGAATGGCTGGTACGGCTGCGGGTCCTCCCGTCCGGCACCGCCGCGCTGGCCCGTGCCCTGGCCGGGCGGCCGGACACCGCCTGGGTGACCGTCGCGTCGAGCGGCACGGAGATCGTCTGCCTGTTCCGCGTCGCCGGGGACGGCCCCGCCCCTCTCGGCACGCTGGGGCGCCTTCCGCACGTCACGCACGTCGACGCGCAACGGCTGCTGCGCCCCGTGATGGAACGCCGCTGGAGCGGGCGGACCTCCGCGCTCACCGAGGACCAGATCGCCGCGCTGCGGCCCCCCGCCACGACGGCCACCGGGCCGGTGCGGCTGACGGATCTCGACCGCCGCCTGCTCCCCGTGCTCGCCGAGGACGGCCGGGCCGGCTACCCGGCCCTCGCGCGCCGCACCGACTGGTCGGAATCCGCCGTCCGCCGCCGGGTGGACGAACTGCGCGGGTCCGGCGCGCTGCGGCTGGACGTCGAGGTCGAGCCTGCGCTGTTCGGCTTCGCGGTGCAGTGCCTCGTCTGGCTGACCGTCCGGCCGGCCCGGCTGACCGCCGTCACCCGCGCGCTGGCCGCCGACGCGGAGGCGGCGTTCGCCGGCACCACGACGGGCCACCAGAACCTGATGGTCATCGTGATCTGCCGCGACGCCGCCGCCCTGCACACGTACCTCACCGACCGCGTCGGCTCGCTCGACGGCGTGGACCGCATGGAGACGGCGCTGGTCGCCTCCTACACGAAACGGGTGGCACCGGCCGCCTGA
- a CDS encoding 1,4-alpha-glucan branching protein has translation MAVIHHTVLKPTKLELLTAWLPSRAWYSGGAEGPGLVRAGGFRLDDPEGEVGIEFIVVTDTSGDRPATHLVPLTYRGAPLDGAEHALVGTMEHGVLGQRWVYDGCHDPVLAAQLLALIQGTAEAQAQSVSDTPDRDVARSYTGDGAVRTDVGGSVTDDREGTDIRLAGGATLRVRRVLRPAPAEELPQGAVGHVTTAWDAPDGTRVRGLCAVLYDGPRA, from the coding sequence ATGGCCGTCATCCACCACACCGTCCTCAAGCCGACCAAGCTCGAACTGCTCACCGCCTGGCTTCCGTCCAGGGCGTGGTACTCCGGCGGTGCGGAGGGGCCGGGGCTTGTCCGGGCCGGTGGGTTCCGGCTGGATGATCCGGAGGGTGAGGTGGGCATCGAGTTCATCGTGGTCACCGACACCTCCGGCGACCGGCCGGCCACCCACCTCGTGCCGTTGACCTACCGTGGCGCCCCGCTCGACGGTGCGGAGCACGCGCTCGTCGGGACCATGGAGCACGGGGTGCTCGGGCAACGCTGGGTGTACGACGGGTGTCATGACCCGGTGCTCGCGGCCCAGTTGCTTGCCCTGATCCAGGGAACTGCCGAGGCCCAGGCGCAGAGCGTCAGCGACACACCCGACCGGGACGTCGCCCGCTCGTACACGGGCGACGGCGCCGTGCGTACGGACGTCGGCGGGAGCGTGACCGACGATCGGGAGGGCACAGACATCCGCCTCGCGGGCGGCGCGACTCTGCGGGTGCGGCGGGTCCTGCGGCCCGCCCCGGCGGAGGAGCTTCCGCAGGGGGCGGTCGGCCACGTGACCACCGCCTGGGACGCGCCGGACGGAACGCGCGTCCGAGGACTGTGCGCCGTCCTGTACGACGGCCCCCGGGCCTGA
- a CDS encoding ATP-binding protein: MTTEVESVTAPVHVYAWDILAFPRRIETWRRTVALVLRDWGAGADAVEVARLGVSELLANVARHAGDPCCRPRVVRRDGQVGVGVRDRSPVLPVVSEPDWESDCRRGLWLLREMALDFGCTPAARGGKTVWFAVGLGAGR; encoded by the coding sequence GTGACAACCGAGGTCGAGAGCGTGACGGCGCCCGTCCATGTGTACGCCTGGGACATACTCGCCTTTCCCCGCCGGATCGAGACCTGGCGTCGGACGGTTGCGCTCGTGCTGCGGGACTGGGGTGCGGGGGCCGACGCGGTCGAGGTGGCGCGGCTCGGTGTCTCGGAACTGCTCGCCAACGTGGCGCGGCATGCCGGTGATCCGTGCTGTCGGCCGCGGGTGGTGCGGCGTGACGGTCAGGTCGGGGTCGGCGTGCGGGACCGGTCGCCGGTTCTGCCCGTCGTGTCGGAGCCGGACTGGGAATCGGACTGTCGGCGCGGCCTGTGGCTGCTGCGGGAGATGGCCCTGGACTTCGGGTGCACCCCGGCCGCGCGGGGCGGGAAGACCGTCTGGTTCGCCGTGGGCCTCGGTGCCGGGCGCTGA
- a CDS encoding helix-turn-helix transcriptional regulator, which yields MASTFRSRRLGAELRQLREDTGLSAEAVAKQMEFSRPKLSRIEAGEVRVSQNDLKALLHLYGVDDDARRTRFIESARDARKRGWWQTYADSLPREYTDYIALEADATDIRTFQPILIPGLLQTERYMRAAIRANPAIMPPADVDKLVRIRFERQTILGRDQPPRLWAILGEAALRQTVGGADVMVEQIRHLEKLTASQHIVIQVLPYSAGAHAGLTGPFVCFSLPRDPDIVCVENMTGTLYMDRAGERQGYNSAFDHLRAAADNPADSLVRMQGVAEEMQKYWKDTR from the coding sequence ATGGCCAGCACATTCCGCAGCCGCAGACTCGGGGCTGAGCTGCGACAACTCCGCGAAGACACCGGTCTCAGCGCGGAAGCTGTAGCCAAGCAGATGGAGTTCTCGCGCCCCAAGCTGAGCCGCATAGAGGCGGGCGAGGTCCGCGTCTCGCAGAACGACCTCAAAGCGTTGCTGCACCTGTACGGGGTTGACGACGATGCACGCCGCACCCGGTTCATCGAGTCCGCCCGCGACGCCAGGAAGCGCGGATGGTGGCAGACCTACGCCGACTCCCTGCCTCGCGAGTACACGGACTACATCGCCCTGGAAGCCGATGCGACGGATATTCGGACCTTCCAGCCCATCCTGATCCCCGGCCTACTGCAGACCGAGAGGTACATGCGGGCAGCGATCAGAGCCAATCCCGCGATCATGCCGCCCGCCGACGTCGACAAGCTCGTGCGGATCCGCTTTGAGCGGCAGACCATCCTCGGGCGTGACCAGCCACCTCGGTTGTGGGCGATCCTCGGCGAAGCGGCCCTGCGGCAAACAGTGGGCGGAGCCGATGTGATGGTCGAACAGATCCGTCACCTGGAGAAGCTGACCGCCTCCCAGCACATCGTCATCCAAGTGTTGCCGTATTCGGCCGGTGCTCACGCGGGACTGACCGGGCCGTTCGTCTGCTTCTCCCTCCCTCGCGATCCGGACATCGTCTGCGTGGAGAACATGACCGGGACGCTCTACATGGATCGCGCCGGTGAACGTCAGGGATACAACTCGGCCTTCGACCATCTCCGGGCAGCCGCCGACAACCCCGCCGACTCTCTCGTCCGAATGCAGGGGGTGGCCGAAGAAATGCAGAAGTACTGGAAGGACACACGATGA
- a CDS encoding DUF397 domain-containing protein: MTARDSVGPWRKSTYSSANGDCVEVADSGGGDGFGLAVRDSKRPGGRVLAFAAPQWSAFLALATTTKPGR; the protein is encoded by the coding sequence ATGACAGCCCGGGACAGCGTCGGACCATGGCGCAAGAGCACGTACAGCAGCGCCAACGGCGACTGTGTCGAGGTCGCCGACAGCGGCGGCGGTGACGGCTTCGGTCTCGCCGTGCGTGATTCCAAGCGGCCGGGCGGGCGTGTGCTCGCCTTTGCCGCGCCGCAGTGGTCGGCGTTCCTCGCTCTCGCGACGACCACCAAGCCCGGCCGCTGA
- a CDS encoding DUF397 domain-containing protein, with product MIEKVDLSQAVWSKSHRSNGGDNCLEVAFVGEVVALRDSKDVGHPDAKVLVLSLDDYKAFVGGVQDGQAELLPREE from the coding sequence ATGATCGAGAAGGTGGATCTCTCGCAGGCCGTCTGGTCCAAGAGTCACCGCAGCAATGGCGGCGACAACTGCTTGGAGGTGGCTTTCGTCGGCGAGGTCGTGGCCCTGCGGGACTCCAAGGACGTCGGGCACCCGGATGCGAAGGTCCTCGTGCTGTCGCTGGACGACTACAAGGCGTTCGTCGGCGGCGTCCAGGACGGCCAGGCCGAGTTGCTTCCCCGAGAGGAATGA
- a CDS encoding DUF397 domain-containing protein yields MDPRDGTGLWRKSTYSSTNGDCVEVADSGGGDGFGLAVRDSKRPGGRVLAFGVPQWSAFLALATGAKTGH; encoded by the coding sequence ATGGACCCCCGAGACGGTACCGGGCTCTGGCGCAAGAGCACATACAGCAGCACCAACGGCGACTGTGTCGAGGTTGCCGACAGCGGTGGCGGTGACGGCTTCGGTCTCGCCGTGCGTGATTCCAAGCGGCCGGGTGGGCGTGTGCTCGCCTTTGGCGTGCCGCAGTGGTCGGCGTTCCTCGCCCTCGCGACGGGCGCGAAGACCGGTCACTGA
- a CDS encoding endonuclease/exonuclease/phosphatase family protein: MLAAGLCAGLLGAQPSSAAEGVRVHDIQGTTRLSPYAGQHVTDVPGVVTGVRTYGSRGFWMQDPRPDRDPATSEGVFVYTGSAPGVAVGDSVLVAGDVGEYYYGGAGSGGQSVTQLSRPDVTVLSSGNALPAPVTLDARSVPDRYAPDGDPAADGGIEGLTLRPRRYALDLYESLEGMSVSVTDAPVVGPSTPYYELWVTVEPHRNRTAGGGTRYASYSAQNGGRLKVESLTPVTQRPFPEADVGDVLAGTTTGPLDYDEFGGYTLAARTLGDVTDGGRAPERTRAQRRDELAVATYNVENLAPSDSPEKYERLATAVVDALASPDILAVEEIQDDSGTEDDGTVTAGETLRRFTDAIAAAGGPRYEWRLIDPEDGADGGQPGGNIRTAFLFDPERVSFTDRPGGDAVTGTEVVRAGRGDAALTYSPGRVAPADGAWEDSRKPLAGEFVFRGETVFVIANHFASKGGDEPLAGRFQPPARASEEQRVRQGEVVNAFVRAIEAADRDAAVVVLGDINDFEFSGTTRALTAHGALRTAVASLPPSERYTYLYQGNSQVLDQTLVSPGVGRFDYDIVHINAEFADQASDHDPQVLRFRP, encoded by the coding sequence CTGCTCGCCGCCGGGCTGTGCGCCGGGCTGCTCGGCGCCCAGCCGTCCTCGGCCGCCGAGGGCGTCCGTGTGCACGACATCCAGGGCACGACCCGTCTGTCGCCCTACGCCGGGCAGCACGTCACGGACGTCCCCGGCGTCGTGACCGGCGTGCGGACCTACGGTTCGCGCGGCTTCTGGATGCAGGACCCGCGCCCGGACCGCGACCCCGCGACCAGTGAGGGGGTGTTCGTGTACACCGGCTCGGCGCCGGGCGTCGCGGTCGGCGACTCCGTCCTCGTCGCCGGCGACGTCGGCGAGTACTACTACGGCGGCGCCGGATCCGGCGGGCAGTCCGTGACCCAGCTCTCCCGGCCGGACGTCACGGTCCTGTCGTCCGGGAACGCCCTGCCCGCGCCCGTCACCCTCGACGCCCGCTCCGTACCCGACCGCTACGCACCGGACGGCGACCCCGCCGCCGACGGCGGCATCGAGGGCCTGACGCTGCGGCCCCGCCGCTACGCGCTGGATCTGTACGAGTCGCTGGAGGGCATGTCGGTCTCGGTCACCGACGCGCCCGTCGTAGGGCCGAGCACCCCGTACTACGAGCTGTGGGTGACGGTCGAGCCGCACCGCAACCGCACCGCCGGGGGCGGCACGCGCTACGCCTCCTACAGTGCGCAGAACGGCGGCCGCCTGAAGGTCGAGTCCCTGACCCCGGTCACCCAGCGGCCGTTCCCCGAGGCGGACGTCGGCGACGTCCTGGCCGGCACGACGACCGGTCCCCTCGACTACGACGAGTTCGGCGGCTACACCCTGGCCGCCCGCACCCTCGGCGACGTCACGGACGGCGGGCGCGCGCCGGAACGCACGCGGGCGCAACGCCGGGACGAGCTGGCCGTCGCGACGTACAACGTGGAGAACCTCGCCCCCTCCGACAGCCCGGAGAAGTACGAGCGGCTCGCCACCGCCGTCGTCGACGCGCTGGCGTCGCCCGACATCCTCGCGGTCGAGGAGATCCAGGACGACTCCGGCACCGAGGACGACGGGACGGTGACGGCCGGGGAGACGCTGCGGCGTTTCACCGACGCGATCGCCGCCGCCGGCGGCCCCCGGTACGAGTGGCGGCTCATCGACCCGGAGGACGGCGCGGACGGCGGGCAGCCGGGCGGGAACATCCGCACCGCGTTCCTCTTCGACCCGGAGCGCGTGTCGTTCACCGACCGCCCCGGCGGGGACGCGGTGACGGGCACCGAGGTGGTGCGCGCGGGGCGCGGGGACGCAGCGCTGACGTACTCGCCGGGGCGCGTGGCGCCGGCCGACGGGGCGTGGGAGGACAGCCGCAAGCCCCTGGCGGGCGAGTTCGTCTTCCGCGGCGAGACGGTGTTCGTGATCGCCAACCACTTCGCGTCGAAGGGCGGTGACGAGCCCCTGGCCGGACGGTTCCAGCCCCCGGCGCGGGCGTCGGAGGAGCAGCGGGTGCGGCAGGGCGAGGTGGTGAACGCGTTCGTCCGCGCCATCGAGGCGGCCGACCGGGACGCGGCGGTCGTCGTCCTCGGCGACATCAACGACTTCGAGTTCTCCGGCACGACGCGGGCGCTGACGGCGCACGGGGCGCTGCGTACGGCGGTGGCGAGCCTGCCGCCGTCGGAGCGGTACACGTACCTGTACCAGGGCAACTCGCAGGTCCTCGACCAGACGCTCGTGTCGCCTGGCGTCGGGCGGTTCGACTACGACATCGTCCACATCAACGCGGAGTTCGCCGACCAGGCGAGCGACCACGACCCGCAGGTGCTGCGCTTCCGCCCCTGA
- the dapA gene encoding 4-hydroxy-tetrahydrodipicolinate synthase has product MHDVPFGRCAAAMITPFTDDGALDPGGAQRLATHLVDRGGCDTLVLSGTTGESGTTSDAEKATLVRAVVEAVGDRAAIVAGVGSADTRHSVELARQARSAGAHGVLVVTPYYSRPTQEGIVAHLGTVADATDLPVMLYDIPARTGEGTALTADSLRRLAEHPRIVAVKDCAGDLMKTGLVLADTDLAYYAGSEELNLPLLAIGARGVVSTVANVAGAQVRAVVDAFTAGDAAEAGRRHRALLPLADAVFGEVPGAVAVKALFRAAGMPGGPVRAPLLPAGRETTERLVAALRTALGGQ; this is encoded by the coding sequence ATGCACGATGTTCCCTTCGGCCGCTGCGCCGCCGCGATGATCACACCTTTCACCGACGACGGGGCGCTCGACCCCGGCGGCGCGCAGCGGCTCGCGACCCACCTCGTGGACCGCGGCGGCTGCGACACGCTCGTCCTGAGCGGCACCACGGGCGAGTCAGGCACCACGTCGGACGCGGAGAAGGCGACGCTCGTGCGGGCCGTCGTGGAGGCGGTCGGTGACCGGGCGGCGATCGTGGCGGGCGTGGGGTCGGCGGACACCCGGCACTCCGTCGAACTGGCGCGGCAGGCCCGTTCGGCCGGCGCGCACGGCGTGCTGGTGGTGACGCCGTACTACTCGCGCCCGACGCAGGAGGGCATCGTCGCACACCTCGGGACGGTCGCCGACGCGACGGACCTGCCGGTGATGCTGTACGACATCCCGGCGCGGACGGGCGAGGGCACGGCACTGACGGCCGACTCGCTGCGGCGGCTCGCCGAGCACCCCCGGATCGTGGCGGTGAAGGACTGCGCGGGCGACCTGATGAAGACGGGCCTCGTCCTCGCGGACACGGACCTCGCGTACTACGCGGGCAGCGAGGAACTGAACCTGCCGCTGCTCGCGATCGGCGCCCGCGGCGTGGTCAGCACGGTGGCGAACGTCGCCGGGGCGCAGGTGCGGGCGGTCGTGGACGCGTTCACGGCGGGGGACGCGGCGGAGGCGGGGCGGCGGCACCGCGCGCTGCTGCCGCTGGCGGACGCGGTGTTCGGGGAGGTGCCGGGGGCGGTCGCGGTGAAGGCGCTGTTCCGGGCGGCGGGCATGCCGGGCGGACCGGTACGGGCGCCGCTGCTTCCGGCCGGCCGGGAGACGACCGAACGCCTGGTGGCGGCCCTGCGGACGGCGCTCGGCGGACAGTGA
- a CDS encoding class I SAM-dependent methyltransferase, with protein MPDNSPQAARRDDRPDESRRARLARIFDEDAELYDRARPGYPAELFDDLAALADARAGSRVLEIGCGTGQATVPLARRGCRVTAVEAGERMAAIARRNVAGAGTAEVVTSDFESWPLPREPFDAVVSATAFHWIDPAVRVTKAADALRPGGALAVVRTQHVRGGTEDFFAEAQRCYERFDPATPPGLLPPEAAAVDGSDHAEEVARSGRFGPTAERRYERDITYSAQEYLDLLRTYSGHRALPDAARDGLFGCVAGLIDGAYGGRITKRYLIELAVSRVR; from the coding sequence ATGCCCGACAACTCCCCGCAGGCGGCACGGCGCGACGACCGGCCCGACGAGTCCCGGCGTGCGCGCCTGGCCCGGATCTTCGACGAGGACGCGGAGCTGTACGACCGCGCCCGCCCCGGTTACCCGGCGGAACTGTTCGACGACCTCGCCGCGCTCGCGGACGCCCGCGCCGGCAGCCGCGTCCTGGAGATCGGGTGCGGCACCGGGCAGGCGACGGTGCCCCTGGCCCGGCGCGGCTGCCGCGTCACGGCCGTCGAGGCGGGGGAACGCATGGCGGCCATCGCCCGCCGGAACGTCGCCGGCGCCGGGACGGCCGAGGTGGTGACGTCCGACTTCGAGAGCTGGCCGCTGCCCCGCGAACCGTTCGACGCGGTCGTCTCGGCCACGGCGTTCCACTGGATCGACCCGGCGGTGCGCGTGACCAAGGCGGCCGACGCGCTGCGCCCGGGCGGTGCGCTCGCCGTGGTGCGCACCCAGCATGTGCGGGGCGGCACCGAGGACTTCTTCGCCGAGGCCCAGCGCTGCTACGAACGCTTCGACCCGGCCACCCCGCCCGGACTGCTGCCGCCCGAGGCAGCAGCAGTCGACGGGTCGGACCACGCCGAAGAGGTCGCGCGCAGCGGCCGGTTCGGCCCCACGGCCGAGCGCCGGTACGAGCGGGATATCACGTACTCCGCGCAGGAGTACCTGGACCTGCTGCGGACCTACTCGGGACACCGTGCCCTCCCGGACGCGGCCAGGGACGGCCTGTTCGGCTGCGTCGCCGGCCTGATCGACGGGGCGTACGGCGGCCGGATCACCAAGCGGTACCTCATCGAGCTGGCCGTGTCCCGGGTCCGGTGA
- a CDS encoding carboxymuconolactone decarboxylase family protein, whose amino-acid sequence MDARLNYFTNPAVGKAVKGLMSAGATFKDLPVPAATRELVFLRVSQINGCGVCIDMHTKEAAAAGETPVRLNLVAAWREATVFTGAERAALELAEAGTRIADAAGGVGDDVWARAAEHYDEDQLAALVMMISFMNAVNRLNVITRQPAGTYRVGQFH is encoded by the coding sequence ATGGACGCCCGGCTGAACTACTTCACGAACCCGGCCGTCGGCAAGGCCGTCAAGGGCCTCATGTCGGCGGGCGCGACCTTCAAGGACCTGCCCGTGCCGGCCGCGACGCGGGAGCTGGTGTTCCTGCGCGTGAGCCAGATCAACGGCTGCGGCGTCTGCATCGACATGCACACGAAGGAAGCGGCCGCCGCCGGCGAGACCCCGGTGCGGCTGAACCTGGTCGCGGCGTGGCGGGAGGCCACCGTCTTCACCGGGGCCGAACGGGCCGCGCTGGAGCTGGCGGAGGCGGGCACCCGGATCGCGGACGCGGCCGGCGGGGTCGGCGACGACGTGTGGGCACGGGCCGCGGAGCACTACGACGAGGACCAGCTCGCCGCCCTCGTGATGATGATCTCGTTCATGAACGCCGTGAACCGGCTGAACGTCATCACCCGGCAGCCGGCCGGCACGTACCGCGTCGGACAGTTCCACTGA
- a CDS encoding RNA polymerase sigma-70 factor, which yields MSGVEEFEELRPLLFSIAYRILGSVAEAEDAVQETWLRYDRSATVPESAKAFLSATVTRVSIDVLRSARVRREEYVGPWFPEPLLSDPYEDPARAAELADSVSMAALLLLERLSPLERAVFVLREVFAFGFGDIAAAVGRSEAACRQLLVRARRHMTDGRPRFAADREERRKLAARFFEAMADGDVGGLRNLLAADVQMVGDGGGKAPQFAGAVVGADNVARLLGTLFPLLRRIGVTCEPREINGQPGAVFRDRDGKVLHTMTLDVLDGRIQAVRSVINPDKLGHLGPVTDAWAVDREVKEARRQSI from the coding sequence GTGAGCGGGGTCGAGGAGTTCGAGGAGCTGCGGCCGCTGCTGTTCTCGATCGCCTACCGCATCCTGGGCAGCGTCGCGGAGGCCGAGGACGCGGTGCAGGAGACATGGCTGCGCTACGACCGCTCGGCGACCGTGCCCGAGTCGGCCAAGGCGTTCCTGTCGGCGACGGTGACACGCGTCTCGATCGACGTGCTGCGCTCGGCGCGCGTGCGGCGGGAGGAGTACGTGGGGCCGTGGTTCCCCGAGCCGCTGCTGTCCGACCCGTACGAGGACCCGGCGCGGGCGGCCGAGCTGGCCGACTCCGTGTCGATGGCGGCGCTCCTGCTGCTGGAGCGGCTCAGTCCGCTGGAGCGCGCCGTGTTCGTGCTGCGGGAGGTGTTCGCCTTCGGGTTCGGCGACATCGCGGCGGCGGTGGGGCGTTCGGAGGCGGCGTGCCGGCAGCTCCTCGTACGGGCGCGGCGGCACATGACGGACGGGCGGCCCCGCTTCGCGGCGGACCGGGAAGAGCGGCGGAAGCTGGCCGCGCGGTTCTTCGAGGCCATGGCGGACGGCGACGTCGGCGGGCTGCGGAACCTGCTGGCCGCCGATGTGCAGATGGTCGGCGACGGCGGCGGCAAGGCCCCGCAGTTCGCCGGGGCGGTCGTGGGCGCGGACAACGTGGCCCGCCTGCTCGGCACCCTCTTCCCGCTGCTGCGCCGGATCGGCGTGACGTGCGAGCCGCGCGAGATCAACGGGCAGCCGGGCGCGGTCTTCCGCGACCGGGACGGCAAGGTGCTCCACACCATGACGCTCGACGTGCTGGACGGACGGATCCAGGCCGTCCGCAGCGTGATCAACCCGGACAAGCTCGGCCACCTGGGGCCGGTCACCGACGCGTGGGCCGTCGACCGCGAGGTGAAGGAGGCGCGCAGGCAGTCGATCTGA